ATTCGAGCTCCAGATAAAGGAGGAGACGATGTGGCGTTTTCTTCTTAATTATTTTTTCTTACTGTCTTTTATAGTGTTTTGTCAAAGTTTGTTGTAAAGCAAAGCGACGGGGTGGAAACAAAACGGGGACTGGATGTATTCACAAGGCGTTATTTTTTCGGGGGGAAATGGGCACAAGCGGCTTGTGCAACAGAGCCCATACATCAGGCGTTAAAACGGGAGAGTGTTTCTTGGATTAAGATGGAGTGGTGGGCGGCGGAGATGAAAGGTAGATTCGTTACTTGTATATTATGTCAAGGCAGGGTACATGGGGTGCGGTGCTGTGAACACTGGCGGCTGGGTGCCTACTCTTAGATTCCAGCGGATTTAGACTCGTAAACCCCTGAGTGACGGAAGAGCAGCCGCGGAACAGAGAAGTGGAGAAATAGGTCAAAAGAGTTACTATGAGTTTTCAATGCGTAATGTGAAGCATGAGTCCCAAGATGAAGTAGTGAGTGGCGCTGCTGGAGGTTTAACTCTGGTAGCATGTGATTATGACCATTGGCTGGACATATCCAAAGCTCTCTACAGCGTGGGGCGTGGTGTGCTTACACTGATCAGACTTACGCGAAAGTTCTAGAATATCTATGTAGAATTATACCGTAATCTATATCCTTTTGTGTTACTCCGTAGTTGGTTGTTAGTTCTGGCTGAGTTGGTTGACTTGTGCCGTTCGACTAGACATATCCCAGGGTTAGGGTCACACCAGGTCCGCCAATGAACGTGAACTTGAACCTGCCTGCCCCTCGAATCAAGTACAAGTGCCAAATGCAGCAGCTGGTGTCACCGTGTTCCTCGTCAGCTTTGTCTCCACACGTCAACGTTTCCGTCTGCCAAGACACTCGCCGCACATGCAACCCCATCTGAGGTGAGCTGTCGCAACACGAAACACGCAACTCTCAACCTCTTTCCTGTGCATCACCAGAATCTCACATCACATTCCGGCACATGGAGCTGACGTCGTGCAGACAGCATCCTGTCCTTTGAACGCACCCATCGCACACGCTAGCTTCAGACAAAAGGCAATTACTGACGACATTGGGCCTACGGTAGCTTCGGCACCTTTTTTGCCGCTTTTCGACTGAAAGCTTGGCGATAGCTCCTGACACAGCCACCATTGCTGTAATCCTGCTCGACGACAAAACGACGACTCAATTCTCCTTGTTTACGCTCGCTCCCAGAGGGGCGTGACTGTGTATTCTCACCATGGCGCAATTCTTTCTTGATTTGTTCTATTCCTTTGGGAACTGTCTGAATTGCTTCCCGGGGTCGCCTACATTGAAGATTAACAGCCGGAGCTTCAAGATTCTCCGCCTTCTAGGCGAGGTATGCTTGTCCACCAACCCATCTATCCTCTGGTGAAGCCGACACCCCAGAAGTCAGCATGCTAACACAATTCCATAGGGCGGCTTCTCATACGTCTACCTCGTCGAAGACACCAACTCCCACCAGCTCTTCGCCCTCAAAAAGATCCGATGCCCCTTTGGCGCCGAATCCGTCCAACAAGCCATGCGCGAGGTCGACGCCTACCGACTCTTCGCGCACATTCCCACAATCATATCATCCGTCGATCACTCCGTCGCCACGGAAAGGGGCGCCGACGAATCCACAAAGACGGTCTACGTCCTGCTGCCGTACTACCGCCGCGGCAACCTCCAGGACATGATTAACGCAAATCTCGTCAACCACGGGAGCTTTCCAGAGCGACACCTCATGACGCTCTTCCTGGGCGTGTGCAAAGCCCTCCGCTCCATGCATGAATACCAAGCACCGCCCACGGAGCGCATGGAGATGGGCAACGAGGAAGACGGGCCGAGCAACCACGGTCCCGGCAGCAAGATGGGCACGAGGGGCAAACGAACCGAacaagacgaggagcaaGATCAGGAACGGCCGCTCATGGAATCGGAAAACCAAGTCGCAACAGGTGGGAAAACACAGTCCTACGCCCACCGCGACATCAAGCCCGGCAACATCATGATTGACGACTCGGGCTCAACCCCCATCCTCATGGACCTTGGATCCGTGGCACCGTCCCCCATCCCCGTAACATCGCAATCCATCGCACTACAGATCCAAGACACCGCCGCCGAACACTCCACCATGCCGTACCGCGCCCCAGAGCTCTTCGACGTCCACACCGGCACCGTCATCGACACCAAAACTGACATATGGTCCCTCGGCTGCACTCTCTACGCCTGCCTCGTCGGAAAATCACCCTTCGAGATGCGCTCCGACGAAACAGGCGGCACTCTGAGCCTGTGCGTCCTCGGTGGTGACTGGCGCTTCCCCGACGAGACGCCCGGCGGCGCAAAGCGCGTCAATAGCATTAGCCAGGCCAAGGCGCGTGCTGCATCCGGTGATCACTCTGCGAGCGCCAATGGAGGCGAGGGCTCAAATCCCACTATTAGTGAACCCATTCGAGAGATTGTAAGGCGGTGTCTCAAGGTCGAACCCGCGGAGAGACCGGATATAAGTGAACTGATTACCATGGTGGAGGGTGTGATTGAAGGTCTCCCTGATGATGGGGGCTACAACTCGCATTGAGAACTTGGATAGCAGTTGGACTGATGACACGGGTAATTTAGTATTGGGGACTCGCAAATTTTCGAATTTGTAGACAAAGTGTATGATGGAACTGTGGATTTTTGCACAGCACATGATggattttctttcttgggcATTGGCGTTATTAGGTCACGAAATGTAGATGTTTTCTAGCAGAGCGAAAGTCTTGCTCCTTGAACAAATGAAATCAACTGTCTGTCTGTAGGCGCTGAGAAGATGAAATTTACGCATCCCGAATACCGATGCCATTTGTAGGCTAAATCGAGTTTGCATTGACATGACTATAAAACCAAAATCCTCAATGTCTCCACGCACTCCCGTTTCACTGAAATCCCCAAATTGTAGCCTTCATCGCATACCCAACATGACTCTGATGCTGGCATCAGGACATACACACTCGAGCTCGTTAGTATCCTACAGCTGGAGCTTGTATGTAGCCACCTCAAACGGTCTCAACTTGATGTCAAACCCACCCTCACCCAGttccacctcctccaactcatcCTCAAGGatgcttgccttgctcaCTCGCTTGACGTTGTACGATGTCTTAATGGTGCCTCTGCTATGGCCGCCCAAAGATTCATACACACGCAAAATGATGCTTTGGCCCTTGTTCACTCGCAGACCTTCACGAAGGCTCACATCGTTGTCGTCATGACCACGCTTGACAGTGTCGAGAATCAGAGACGAAGACTCTTCTCGGTTAATCAACTTGATTGGCGCTGCTGATAGGCTCTGGATGGTCGTTTGTGGTGCAGACAGCAACTTCAGTGGGTTGTTGAATGCGTAGGCCGCCTTGACTGTCTGAGAAGACAAGGCTCCCTTGTGAGGGAAAATGGCCCAGCGGATGCTGTGGTGTCCCATATCAGCGTTCTCATCAGGGGCCTTGGGAGCTCGGAGGAGTGACAGTCGCATGGTCTTGCCGGCAGTGGCAAAACCGTACTTGCTGTCGTTGAGAATAGAAACACCATAGTTGTGCTCAGAGAGATCAGCAAACTTGTGGCAGCAAAcctcaaacttggccataTCCCAGCTGGTGTTGTAGTGCGTCGGCCtcttggtgatgctgtaTGCTGTCTCATACGAAGCCTCGGTATTAACAACATTGACAGGGAACTCAACCTTGAGGAACTTGGAGTTTTCATGCCAATCAACTTCTGCAGAGCACTCCACTTGAGACTGCTGTCCCTTCAAAGCCGCCGAAAGGGAGATGTACGCTTTCATGGAGCTCTTATCGCTAATCTTGATATCAGTGACCAAGGTTACGCGGTGAGGCTTGTTCTCATGAATCCTTGTCTCGCCATACTGCAGCTCTCTGCGGGTGTCAAGGTGGTAGACCTCTACATCCCATGCCTCCCAGAATAGAGGAATGTCATCAAACATAACAAACTTGTTCGCCTTGCCACCTTGTTCAATGACTTCGCGATCATTTGCAAGATCGTACAACGATGTGACGCACCCATTGTCCACGACTAGCCGGAGCTGATCATTCTGCAGCACATAGACATTGCCATTCGACGTCACGCTCACCGCAGGCTTGTCCTCCTGGACTTTGAAGCTGCGAACTGGGAGCATCTGGGCATCTCCACAAGCAACACCGACCTCCGTCTCAGATATTTCGACAATTTCCTTACGATGCCAGGGAAGAGTGTTGACAACAACAGACTCATGGACAGAACTTGATAGTGTAGAGGACACACCATAGGAGTCGTACAGGTCTCTGAGCAACTTTTCGCCAGTCTTGAAGACTTCAGCGTAAAACTAAACCATGTGTCAGTATGTGCACGATGTGCTTATGCAGCCTGCGAATTAGGACTGGAATTCTCAAGTTCTCTCACCTTGTCGGATTCATCATAGCACATTCCAATGGAACTGCCGGGAAGACAGTCATGGAACTGGCAAAGCAACACATTCTCCCACATACTGTCAATCTCCTTTGTGGGATACTTGTAGGACGAGTTTTCAATGGATGCAATTGTTGCAAGCTGTTCAATGTCTCTCAGCAAGACCTCAGCCTTGCGGTTAAACATTTTGTTGTTGGCCTGAGTGGTATAGGTACCTCGGTGAAGCTCAAAGTAGAGCTCTCCGTACCAGGTAGGGAagtccttggccttgggtgCCAGGCGCTCAAAGAAGTCATCAACGCTGAGAccaagcttgagcttggggATGCCTCCGATAGTGTTGCTGATACCTGCGCAACGTCGCAACTTCTCAAAGTGCTGCCAAGTTGggccaccaccaccgtcacCTTTTCCGAACACGAGCAACGACGAACTGTCAACTCGCATCGTCTTGTGCTTGCTAATACTGCGACGCAAGTCGCCAAAGTCGGCTTCTGCCGTGTAAGTCTCGGATGGGGGCATGTGACACATGACTTGGCTTCCGTCTGGGCTCACCCACATAAATGTGGTATGagggaagttgttgatgttgttccAGCTTAGTTTCTGGGTCATGAAACGGTCCATGCCAGCCAGTCGGCAGAGCTGAGGAAGTTGGCTCGAATATCCAAAAGTGTCTGGTAGCCAGAAAGTACGGCATCGAGAGCCGAACTCGGCTTCGTAGAATCGTTGGCCATAGAAAAATTGACGAACTAGAGACTCTCCACTGGGCATATTCGTGTCATGCTCAACCCAGCTACCGCCAATGGGATGGAACTGTCCCTCGTTGACCTTTCGCTTGACGCGCTCGAATGCAGCCGGGTATAGTTGCTTCAGCCACTTGTATTGCTGAGCTTGAGAACAGGCAAAATGTGCCTCGGGGTATCGGTCCATCAAATCGCACTGGCTGGACCACGATCTGGCAACTTTACGCTTTGTTTCCGCAAAGGGCCATAGCCAGCAACTGTCAATATGGCAGTGACCAATGCCGAACACGACGGGTTCCTTGCCCTTTTCGTAGACCGTGTGGGAGTCGACATCAGGGCCAATAATCTCCTTGGCAATTTCTCGGCACTTTAGGATGGACTCTTGGTTATTGACTTGGAACGTGTCAATAATCCTCATGGCCACGGAAAGGGCGTGATTCTGCTCGGCAGAATCTTCTGGTAGCTCGCGAGCAGCGTCTCCGAGCTCCCACATGTCAAAATAGAGCTTCCGAGCTTGCACGTTGACTGCTGCGATGTTGGCCTTGCTCAAACCGTAGTACCTGTTTTCATCGGGGGGAGCAATGCTGCTTTTCCCGTTAGGGGCATTTCCAAACATGCCATTGCAAGCCATTTCGATGTAAATAACGTGCTCCTTGCCGTCTCTGAAAGACTCAGGAAGATTCCACTCAATGCGTTCGCCACCGCCGGTGAGGCCCTGGAGGGGCATACCGTCTTCGGTCCAAACGAGACCCTCGTTGTTGGCATCCCATTCCAGAATGAGAAGCTCTTCGTGCAGGATCTCTTTTGGGACAGTCAAATGAACGCGGAACCAGTGTGTGGTCCACGAGGGGCCAAATGCTGCACCGGTGTGGGTTTCCTTGAATTCGTGTGAAGTGGCTTCATCAAAGGTTGGCCTATCTTGACCAGGGGCACTCCAGACATGGATCTTGACATGAGGTTTGCCTGAAAACCTCGCATTATACAAGTTGCTATTGATTGCTGTTATAAGCTAtgtgcaccagacttgggGGGACATTCAGTCATGGGGAAAGTGCATAGTACTTACGCTAACAAATTCACCTTCTCATACTGATTAGACTTGTAGAAGGGTTCAATTCGGTCTTTGAGAATGCTGGTCTTGGGAACGCCCACTGGTCTGTGAGCGAGAATTGGGTAGGAGACCTTGCTCCTCATatctccaccaccacccatgTTATGAGCTTCGATTCCAATTCCTGTCGCAGGAGGGGCGGAGCGATTGGAAAGCCGCCGTAGCCTTCcaggttgaggatgaggttgtaAGAGATCCGGCGAAGGAATATGGCGAGGACAATCGGCGGATGGAGGCAAGATATGGCCAGAGATGTTGTCGTAGGAGCTGGTGTCGAGAGTAAATCAGCAGCTGACCAGGGCAAATGATGAACCAATTGGTCACGGCTTGGAGTTGATCAGGCTGAAGTCGGAAGAGCAAAGTAGCAATCAATGTCTTGCAGTGGTATCGCGTACACCGAAAGACAATAAAGTGAAGGAACACAGCAAGAGAACAGAAACAAGTAAAACAGAAAAAAGGTGTAGCGGAAGGCTGGTAGTGTTCTTCTGGTATTGGTGGGCTGATGACGGTTGATGTAACCGACAAAGTGTGGGGGAAGGCAAGCAGATGGGGAAGCTCGGGGGAGCTTGGGAGCTGCTCAGGTGCCAGAGTGGATAAAGTGACATGGAAGCATGGGACacttgtaccagactgtatGGAGAGGAGAGGGGAGGGGACAAGAGGGGCAACACAACATTCAAAGACATCCGGCGCAGGGGCAGGTCAAGCCTGGTTGGATCGCATGTATTGTTCTGGTGCGCCGGGGAATTTGAACCCTGTGTTCCTCAAGACTTGACACAAGGATCAGATAgtcctgtctggtgctcttTGCACCATGCCCCCCTAGTTTCGGCTTTGGGGTGAGAGATGGCGGTGATATGTGCTGTGGTGGGCCAGTGAGTGGTGGGCCAGCCTGGCCTCTGAAGGGACCTTGAGTCTGGAGAATGGAGACCAGACTTGTGGACCACTGTGGCGTGCGGGGAGATCTCTGTCTCTGAACGTCAGAGAAACGAGATGGAAGGACAAACCTCATGGTGAATGATAATGATAGCGTTAACACTGTTGGTTATTAAATGTTTTATTATTTTTTATCCGTTCGAGGAAATTTAGGATATGCACTGATTCGAGTTCCGCAGTGATGAACTTCGAGAGCTATTGTATCGGAGAATTGGAAATCGTAGGCTTCGGGGAGCGATGCACCGACTTCGAACAATCGACCAGGGGCCTGGTATCAGGATTCAGGATGAGtgacggcgtcaatgagATGCGTGGGGGTTTAATCGTAAGACGGATGATCAAAGGCAAGATTAAAGACAAGCTAGGAAAAGAGAGGTCAAAGGTTCCTGGACAAATTCTTCGAAGTTGCGGTGCCAAGCAAGTAAATATGAGGATGACCTAGAACGGCACAGACAGGTGATGCGATGCAGCTACTGAAACTGTTGGGAGGATGTATTTCAATGtccaggtctggtcaggtcaagCAAGATGCAGTCACGCAGAAGGTGGTTCGAGTCGGCCCGCAGCGTCCAAATCGTCAACTGGTCGTCTAGAGACGGTAAAGCACTTGACACATCGAATGGGTCTTCGTAAAACGTTATTCCTGTCACGCAGGCAGGAGCAGACATTCGATATTCGCTTGGCGGCTCCAATTGGTGATGCTTCCCTGTTTGTTCCCGTCTCACACTCTCACAACAAGCAAGACCCTGCAACAGGTGAGCAGGTAGGTGCCAGGCATCCGGGCCGTGAATGTGGCCGATGGCGAGTGATTCGGTTTGTAGACGATGCCGCAATGGCTAGGGAGTTTTGAATGGGATATTGTCGTCGTGATGACATTCGCCAAGATTCTCGACTCGTCTCGTAAAGTACCCGGTTGCACAACTTCAAGCATCCAATGTCACCCAAATGTTGTACCTGCTGTCTTTGGGAAGGATTGTGGCGCGGATTGGCCAGCAGCTGACCGCctttgatgtctggtaccCAGgtgagtacctaggtacccatACGCGGCCACAACTCCAGAGCCGGTGGCCGGAGTCATTTGTTCTCTGTGACTGCGTTTTAAGTTTGCACGATGCTACTATACTCATTAATATATCGGCAAGACATAATTGCAAACGGCCCCCATGTACCTGAAGACTTGgcagtcaactggtctggtgtacTTGCGTTTTGGCGCGCACAGGACACTCGGGGCTATACCAGGTCCTTCAGGAAATCAACTacgccagacttgacttcagTGGACAACGTGCGGCCCAGGGATCATGCAATGCCTCCATGCGACCAGATACTTCACGTACTTAGCATTAGCACGCGTGTTGTCCTCCCGTGCTCGAGTAGTTTTTATGGCCTC
The genomic region above belongs to Pochonia chlamydosporia 170 chromosome 2, whole genome shotgun sequence and contains:
- a CDS encoding serine/threonine protein kinase (similar to Neosartorya fischeri NRRL 181 XP_001262015.1) codes for the protein MAQFFLDLFYSFGNCLNCFPGSPTLKINSRSFKILRLLGEGGFSYVYLVEDTNSHQLFALKKIRCPFGAESVQQAMREVDAYRLFAHIPTIISSVDHSVATERGADESTKTVYVLLPYYRRGNLQDMINANLVNHGSFPERHLMTLFLGVCKALRSMHEYQAPPTERMEMGNEEDGPSNHGPGSKMGTRGKRTEQDEEQDQERPLMESENQVATGGKTQSYAHRDIKPGNIMIDDSGSTPILMDLGSVAPSPIPVTSQSIALQIQDTAAEHSTMPYRAPELFDVHTGTVIDTKTDIWSLGCTLYACLVGKSPFEMRSDETGGTLSLCVLGGDWRFPDETPGGAKRVNSISQAKARAASGDHSASANGGEGSNPTISEPIREIVRRCLKVEPAERPDISELITMVEGVIEGLPDDGGYNSH
- a CDS encoding alpha-mannosidase (similar to Coccidioides immitis RS XP_001240434.1); amino-acid sequence: MGGGGDMRSKVSYPILAHRPVGVPKTSILKDRIEPFYKSNQYEKVNLLANLYNARFSGKPHVKIHVWSAPGQDRPTFDEATSHEFKETHTGAAFGPSWTTHWFRVHLTVPKEILHEELLILEWDANNEGLVWTEDGMPLQGLTGGGERIEWNLPESFRDGKEHVIYIEMACNGMFGNAPNGKSSIAPPDENRYYGLSKANIAAVNVQARKLYFDMWELGDAARELPEDSAEQNHALSVAMRIIDTFQVNNQESILKCREIAKEIIGPDVDSHTVYEKGKEPVVFGIGHCHIDSCWLWPFAETKRKVARSWSSQCDLMDRYPEAHFACSQAQQYKWLKQLYPAAFERVKRKVNEGQFHPIGGSWVEHDTNMPSGESLVRQFFYGQRFYEAEFGSRCRTFWLPDTFGYSSQLPQLCRLAGMDRFMTQKLSWNNINNFPHTTFMWVSPDGSQVMCHMPPSETYTAEADFGDLRRSISKHKTMRVDSSSLLVFGKGDGGGGPTWQHFEKLRRCAGISNTIGGIPKLKLGLSVDDFFERLAPKAKDFPTWYGELYFELHRGTYTTQANNKMFNRKAEVLLRDIEQLATIASIENSSYKYPTKEIDSMWENVLLCQFHDCLPGSSIGMCYDESDKFYAEVFKTGEKLLRDLYDSYGVSSTLSSSVHESVVVNTLPWHRKEIVEISETEVGVACGDAQMLPVRSFKVQEDKPAVSVTSNGNVYVLQNDQLRLVVDNGCVTSLYDLANDREVIEQGGKANKFVMFDDIPLFWEAWDVEVYHLDTRRELQYGETRIHENKPHRVTLVTDIKISDKSSMKAYISLSAALKGQQSQVECSAEVDWHENSKFLKVEFPVNVVNTEASYETAYSITKRPTHYNTSWDMAKFEVCCHKFADLSEHNYGVSILNDSKYGFATAGKTMRLSLLRAPKAPDENADMGHHSIRWAIFPHKGALSSQTVKAAYAFNNPLKLLSAPQTTIQSLSAAPIKLINREESSSLILDTVKRGHDDNDVSLREGLRVNKGQSIILRVYESLGGHSRGTIKTSYNVKRVSKASILEDELEEVELGEGGFDIKLRPFEVATYKLQL